One window of Chryseobacterium indologenes genomic DNA carries:
- a CDS encoding lysozyme, translating into MKTSQKGINLIVSFEGFSSKPYLDSAGIPTIGYGNTYYPGGKKVTMKDPAITKEKGIELFSSVLPTYEKIVNSKIKVILTQNQFDALVSHTYNTGGSDGLFSLINKKADEQAIRNWFTTKYITAGGKTLNGLIRRRKAEADLFFSK; encoded by the coding sequence ATGAAAACATCACAAAAAGGAATCAACCTGATTGTATCATTTGAAGGTTTCAGTTCAAAGCCGTATCTGGATTCTGCTGGAATTCCGACAATTGGGTATGGTAATACTTACTATCCCGGAGGAAAGAAAGTAACCATGAAAGATCCAGCGATCACGAAAGAAAAAGGAATAGAGTTATTTTCATCTGTTTTACCAACTTATGAAAAAATCGTCAACAGTAAAATTAAAGTGATCCTTACTCAAAATCAATTTGATGCTCTTGTATCTCATACTTACAATACAGGTGGATCAGATGGATTATTTTCTTTGATTAATAAAAAAGCTGATGAGCAGGCAATCAGAAATTGGTTTACCACGAAATACATTACCGCCGGAGGAAAAACACTAAACGGACTTATCCGCAGAAGAAAAGCTGAAGCTGATCTGTTCTTTTCTAAATAA
- a CDS encoding ATP-binding protein yields MESEQLQKLFTHLEKVITWRINNPSEDFSVGAPEFNTSNHENFQLGDYISGKELAHQEVVILLMALLPRLDPSLLKRIYLEFPGSALFDFCSTNDSGRLFYPTVHAAQYILGGDSISERLKALDYFGPKSVLSKEELIVFSGSAQENASMNSQISVHEEAFNKIIFGLELLPKMSNDFPAERIQTHRSWTDLILPQTTLDELKCIENWYNSSRILMEDWDMQTKLKPGFRVLFHGEPGTGKTLAASLLGKYTQRPVFRVDVSMLVSKYIGETEKQLSKLFDKAENKNWILFFDEADAIFGKRTSVKDAHDKYANQEVSYLLQRIETFSGLIILASNFKNNMDKAFTRRFHSCIQFNNPKHEERLRIWQQNIPEQLQLEDIDLEQIAQRYELTGSNIMNIIQDVSLKTIALKESGYKVNVDMLLDSIKKEYVKEDKIFM; encoded by the coding sequence ATGGAGTCAGAACAATTACAAAAATTATTTACTCATTTAGAAAAGGTTATTACATGGCGTATAAACAATCCATCAGAGGATTTTAGTGTAGGAGCCCCTGAATTTAATACCAGTAACCATGAAAACTTTCAATTAGGAGATTATATTTCAGGGAAAGAGCTTGCCCACCAGGAAGTTGTGATTCTTTTAATGGCTTTATTACCACGTTTGGATCCATCATTGCTGAAACGCATTTATTTGGAGTTTCCGGGTAGTGCGCTGTTTGACTTCTGTTCAACCAACGATAGCGGCAGGCTCTTTTATCCTACAGTTCACGCTGCTCAATACATTTTAGGAGGGGATAGTATTTCAGAACGATTAAAAGCACTGGATTATTTCGGCCCGAAGTCGGTTTTGAGTAAAGAAGAACTCATTGTTTTTTCAGGTTCAGCTCAAGAGAATGCATCAATGAACAGTCAGATAAGTGTTCATGAAGAAGCCTTTAATAAAATCATTTTTGGCCTGGAATTATTACCGAAAATGAGCAATGATTTTCCGGCAGAACGAATACAAACCCATCGGTCATGGACAGATTTGATACTTCCTCAAACTACACTGGATGAACTTAAGTGTATTGAGAACTGGTACAATAGCAGCCGGATTCTTATGGAAGACTGGGACATGCAGACAAAACTTAAACCAGGGTTCAGGGTATTGTTTCATGGAGAACCGGGAACAGGAAAAACGCTTGCCGCCAGTCTTTTAGGGAAATATACCCAACGCCCTGTTTTCAGAGTGGATGTTTCTATGCTGGTCTCAAAGTACATCGGAGAAACAGAAAAACAATTATCTAAACTGTTCGACAAAGCAGAAAATAAAAACTGGATTTTATTTTTTGATGAAGCAGACGCCATTTTCGGAAAACGAACCTCCGTAAAAGATGCTCATGACAAATATGCCAATCAGGAAGTTTCTTATTTGCTGCAAAGGATAGAAACATTTTCAGGACTTATTATTCTGGCATCCAACTTTAAAAATAATATGGATAAAGCCTTTACGCGACGCTTTCATAGCTGCATACAATTCAATAATCCAAAGCATGAAGAGCGTCTGCGTATCTGGCAGCAAAACATACCAGAACAATTACAACTTGAAGATATTGATCTGGAACAAATTGCCCAACGGTATGAATTAACCGGTTCTAATATTATGAATATCATACAGGATGTAAGTTTAAAGACAATTGCATTAAAAGAGTCTGGTTACAAAGTAAATGTAGACATGTTATTAGACAGCATCAAAAAGGAATATGTAAAAGAAGATAAAATATTTATGTAA
- a CDS encoding 5-fold beta-flower protein produces MKKILFFCSLLFGLSVGAQTIESGSHGTTGYIKTDGTIENSSHSTVGYIKSDGTIENKSRSTIGYIKSDGTIENKSHSTVGYVKKDGTVENSSHSTIGYIKDDGTVENSSHSTIGYARGVKKEWAAVVYFFFKLD; encoded by the coding sequence ATGAAAAAAATATTATTCTTTTGTTCCCTTCTCTTCGGCCTTTCAGTAGGTGCCCAAACTATAGAATCAGGAAGTCACGGTACCACAGGATATATTAAAACTGACGGAACTATAGAAAACAGCAGCCACTCCACTGTGGGATACATTAAAAGTGATGGGACTATCGAAAATAAAAGCCGAAGCACTATTGGCTACATTAAAAGTGACGGAACTATCGAAAACAAAAGCCATTCTACGGTAGGTTATGTAAAAAAAGACGGGACTGTGGAAAACAGCAGTCATTCCACCATTGGCTACATCAAAGACGATGGAACGGTAGAAAACAGCAGCCATAGCACGATTGGTTATGCGAGAGGAGTTAAAAAAGAATGGGCGGCAGTAGTGTATTTCTTTTTTAAACTGGATTAA
- a CDS encoding S24 family peptidase — MNYLEFKEIRKKLNMKQADIAKSIGVGTRAVQYWEKGERKIPETTAYFVTNLLLKQQEINDDSASPVVFSDLKIMHVPLANQYAQAGYLSNFADEEYIESLPTIPFTDDVEHRGEYMCFEVKGDSMDNGSYESYLEGDIILCRNIRQDYWMSKLHYDKWDFVIVHKEKGILVKRIVNHDVEKGIITLHSLNEYYEDFEIHLKDVAKLFNIISTRRKNNRR, encoded by the coding sequence ATGAACTATTTAGAATTCAAGGAAATCAGAAAGAAACTAAACATGAAGCAGGCTGATATAGCAAAATCTATAGGAGTGGGCACCAGGGCCGTGCAGTATTGGGAAAAAGGCGAACGAAAAATACCGGAAACAACGGCTTACTTCGTCACCAATTTACTGTTAAAGCAACAGGAAATCAATGATGACAGCGCATCTCCGGTTGTTTTTTCAGACTTAAAGATCATGCACGTTCCATTGGCAAATCAATATGCACAAGCCGGTTATCTGAGTAATTTTGCTGATGAAGAATATATAGAAAGCTTACCTACTATTCCTTTTACGGACGATGTAGAGCACAGAGGTGAATACATGTGTTTTGAAGTGAAAGGAGACAGTATGGATAACGGATCGTATGAAAGTTATCTGGAAGGTGACATTATCCTATGCAGAAACATCAGACAGGATTACTGGATGAGTAAGCTGCACTATGATAAGTGGGATTTTGTAATTGTTCACAAAGAGAAAGGAATTTTAGTAAAACGAATCGTAAACCACGATGTTGAGAAAGGCATTATCACCCTTCATTCCCTGAATGAATATTATGAAGATTTCGAGATTCATCTGAAGGATGTTGCAAAACTTTTCAATATTATAAGTACCAGACGTAAAAACAACAGAAGATAA